The nucleotide window TTGCCCGGGTGCTTGATCAGCATAGTCCCGACAGCTGGACAAACTACTTGGGATTTACCTATGGCGATAAAAACCTTTATAAGCACACTACTATTGCTAGGCAATGTAGCTTGGGCGGAAGCTCCCACTAACTACAGTCATCAGGAAGTGCAAGCTTGTGATCTGCGCAGCGCGGCCACAAAGCCTGTTATTGATGGTCTTTTGGATGACAGCATTTGGCGCGAGCACACTCCCGAATCTGATCTGCATCAGTTGCGACCGCAAGAATATGGCACTCCTACGGAGCGCACCGAGTTTTGGGTGTGTTACGACAAAGACTTCCTCTATCTGGGCGTTATGGCCTACATGCAAGACCCTTCGCTAATTGTTGCGCGCCAGCATATCCAAGGCTTGCCTATGGAAAGCGATGACCAAATCCATATTTCTATCGACCCTTTTAATCAAAAGCGCGAAGGCTACTTCCTGCAGGTTAACCCCAACGGAATTCGTAACGATGCGCTAATTTGGGATGCTGCCAACGGCTTCAACTCGGATTGGGATGGCATTTGGTTTGCCGCCGCTAAAAAATTGGCTAAGGGTTGGTCTGCCGAAATGAAAATTCCGTTTCGCACTATAGGTTTTGACCCCGCCACTAAACGTTGGGGATTTAACCTGGGGCGTTTCATTCGGGCTAAAAATGAATTGGTGGTGTGGAACAGCCTGGGTGGTGCAGTTTGGGAAATGGGGCCAGTAGCCTTGGGCAGTATGGGGGACATTAGCGATGTTTCCATTGGCAGAGGTTTGGAAATTCAAGCTTCGGCCAAGCAGGCATACGAATACCGGGCGCACGGCGAAGACCAATCGCAGACGACATTGGAGCCATCGCTAGATGTGTTTTATCGACCCATCCCAAAAGTAACTCTGGCCGCCACCATCAATACTGATTTCTCAGCAACGGATGTTGATGACCGGATTATTAACCTCGACCGTTACGATCTTTACTTGCCGGAAAAGCGCGAATTCTTTTTGCAGGATGCGAGCCGCTTTGCCTTTGGCGAGATTATGGATAATGGTTCGCCGTTTTTCTCGCGGCGCATAGGTCTGGCCGGTAACAGCCAGCCACTGGATATGCATTGGGGTTTAAAAGCCAGCGGTAGTTTGGACAACACCAGTTTTGGCGCTTTGGCCGTTAATCAAGACAGTTTGGCTGCAGGCGTTGATACCAAAACCTTGTTTGCAGCACGTGTTGCACAAAATCTTTCTCCGCAACTCACCTTGG belongs to Cellvibrio zantedeschiae and includes:
- a CDS encoding carbohydrate binding family 9 domain-containing protein, whose amino-acid sequence is MAIKTFISTLLLLGNVAWAEAPTNYSHQEVQACDLRSAATKPVIDGLLDDSIWREHTPESDLHQLRPQEYGTPTERTEFWVCYDKDFLYLGVMAYMQDPSLIVARQHIQGLPMESDDQIHISIDPFNQKREGYFLQVNPNGIRNDALIWDAANGFNSDWDGIWFAAAKKLAKGWSAEMKIPFRTIGFDPATKRWGFNLGRFIRAKNELVVWNSLGGAVWEMGPVALGSMGDISDVSIGRGLEIQASAKQAYEYRAHGEDQSQTTLEPSLDVFYRPIPKVTLAATINTDFSATDVDDRIINLDRYDLYLPEKREFFLQDASRFAFGEIMDNGSPFFSRRIGLAGNSQPLDMHWGLKASGSLDNTSFGALAVNQDSLAAGVDTKTLFAARVAQNLSPQLTLGGVYTNGNPDTGASASTAGVDMAYNNLGQESWLPFRSSLWYQQTGPKQEGKEQAAYGAGLTLPGSRYELLWNLVNIEKDFDPGLGFVNRRDIRHNYAEGRYRYYFDSGVIQAYYPEFYASHVTNLDGEFQSQFVQINPLKFVSRWGDRIGVGRIFKREHLDSDFSPVKNLTIKAGNYEFASNALSIKTAEARRIFAELDLKQGDFYSGQSRQQKLSIGLRPWDRFLFQFTYGENDLKLDQQDVTTRLIAYKHEIAISNSWAWLTNIQYDNQSRRANFNYRLRWMPEPRMEMYLLYNRGAQKTELDNRFETEEETAALKFSYIFGL